The genomic segment TGTACATTCCGCGCCGATGAAGGCCATGAGGTGCACACGATCCTGAAATCCGTGGCGGCCAGGGAACACTGCACTCAAGCTCAAGCGCTACTACAGTTAATCCGCCAGCAAACCACAGCCACTGTCGTGCTGAACCTCTATGCGCCACAAGACAAACACCAGCCCGTCAACTTCGGCGGCACCCATACTCTTGATGCCACTGCTGCTGCAGAATGGCTTGACCGGGTGACGCGCACTCGTGACATTGACTGCTACGCCAACGCGCACACCCCTGCCTACCGCATCCCCGAAGCAATGAAAGCCTTTGTGAAAGGCCGCGACGGTGGCTGCCGCTTCCCAGGCTGTGGCGCACGCGCCGAGGTGTGCGACATCGACCACGTTGTTCCCTATGACCAAGGTGGAGCCACCGCGCCAGCCAACCTCCAATGCCTGTGTCGCCGCTGCCATAACCTCAAAACCGACGGCATGGTAACCGCCACTATCACCAAGGACGCCACCGTCGCCTGGACCATGCCCGACGGCAGTACCGTGACAACCATGCCCCAAGGACCAGTGGCACCCACCATCAAGCACCGTGACAGCCGCTGGGCAGTAAGCATCGCGGGACGTCGCAAACGACGAATCAACCGAGCCGCTTAATCACATCCCCCAGAAGTTCCAGTGCCCCGGCCTTATCTAACGGCTCGTTACCATTACCGCATTTCGGGGACTGCACACAGGAAGGACACCCAGACTCACACTCACACAAACGAATCGTCTCGTATGTTGCGGTCATCCACTCCTTGAACCGCCGGAAACCGCAGTCGACAAACCCTGCGCCGCCCTGCCCGTCGTAGATAAATATTGTCGGCATGCCCTCATACACTGTGGACAACCCGCCCAGATCCCAGCGGTCACATGTGGCGAAGAGCGGAAGCAGCCCAATCGCCGCATGCTCTGCCGCGTGCAGCGCGCCGGGACTGCCGTGTGCCGTGAACACTACCGCGCGTGTTTTCAGCACCTGCGGCGGCATGTCGAGGGGAATAATCTCTGAATCCCGCGTGTAGCCGATGACTTGCTCAGTAACTTCGACATCAACGTTGGATACCCAATCACTCACCTCGTCCAGGATGCGGATGTTTTTGGTGGTGCGGGCATAGGTAGTCCACTCGGGCTCTTCTGGGTGGGCGAGGGCGAGGTCGTCATCAAGGGAATCAATGACAAACGATTCGCCTTGGTGCAGGTAAACCGCACCCG from the Corynebacterium durum genome contains:
- a CDS encoding HNH endonuclease signature motif containing protein — its product is MTETTAYYTCCDPADPCACMSMRTNYNFLCDWLALFPDGLEEVDEDSFIRCLVVGTGLGCGVIRTNLYIADQLKRMPRLCEFALTMRHLDRARLVAIEHACVSVKDELLPLVEEEIIRLLTPTKPRQMLITARTITEKIKEIITQIDPPAAERSAYESEEQLDMSHQPDGISTLTCTFRADEGHEVHTILKSVAAREHCTQAQALLQLIRQQTTATVVLNLYAPQDKHQPVNFGGTHTLDATAAAEWLDRVTRTRDIDCYANAHTPAYRIPEAMKAFVKGRDGGCRFPGCGARAEVCDIDHVVPYDQGGATAPANLQCLCRRCHNLKTDGMVTATITKDATVAWTMPDGSTVTTMPQGPVAPTIKHRDSRWAVSIAGRRKRRINRAA